One window of Oscillibacter hominis genomic DNA carries:
- a CDS encoding VirB4-like conjugal transfer ATPase, CD1110 family, with protein sequence MSKAKKQKNANKHRALSAQQTIPYIAMHPDGICQLPGGLYTKTLEYEDINYAVASTEDQTAIISGWSACLNYFDSSLPFQLSFVNRRSRNANRYKVNIPAQEDDFNSIRGEYVEMLKGQIAKSNNGIERYKYITFGLPAEGVAEARPRLGRVEADVMGNLKRLGVQSRPLDGRDRLAVLHGQMHPGGREPFRFAWKDIPKTGMGTKDYIAPDSFDFRQSRTFRVGQMWGAASYLQIMASELSDKLLAEILELDAELTVTMHIQTVDQLKAIKTIKGKISDIGRMKAEEQKKAVRAGYDMEILPPDLITFSKDAAELLSDLQSRNERMFLLTFTVVNLAPTRQRLENDVFTVSGIAQKYNCALRRLDWQQEQGFVSSLVLGYNGIEIQRGMTTSSTAIFIPFMTRELRMDGQALYYGMNALSNNVIMADRKKLKSANGMYLGSTGSGKSFAAKRELINVFLATNDRIIVVDPMGEYAPLVRRLGGQVIEIAPDSPHHISPMDLQMNINDEDSPLSMKADFLLSLCELIVGGKEGLQPIEKTVIDRCVRLVYREMALGLETAKTPLLQDLYEELLRQPEPEARRVATALELYCTGSLNLFNHPTNVDLNSRVVCIVLKGLGENLRKIAMHTTNEFVTAAVNANHAEGVATWCYFDEFHILLRDPLTASYFVAVWKMLRKKGCVPSALTQNVKVRPDRALCKAV encoded by the coding sequence TTGAGCAAAGCAAAAAAGCAGAAAAACGCAAATAAACACCGGGCGCTGTCCGCCCAGCAGACCATTCCCTATATCGCCATGCACCCGGACGGAATCTGCCAGCTCCCCGGCGGGCTTTACACAAAGACGCTGGAATATGAGGACATCAATTATGCCGTGGCGTCCACGGAGGATCAGACTGCCATTATCAGCGGGTGGAGCGCGTGCCTGAATTATTTTGACAGCTCTCTGCCGTTCCAGCTTTCCTTTGTGAACCGCCGCAGCCGGAACGCCAACCGCTACAAGGTGAATATCCCGGCGCAGGAGGATGACTTCAACAGCATCCGGGGTGAGTATGTGGAAATGCTCAAAGGCCAGATCGCCAAGAGCAACAACGGCATTGAACGGTATAAGTACATCACCTTTGGCCTACCCGCCGAGGGCGTGGCAGAGGCGCGTCCCCGGCTGGGGCGCGTGGAGGCGGATGTCATGGGCAATCTGAAACGGCTGGGCGTCCAGTCCCGCCCGCTGGATGGCCGGGATCGGCTGGCGGTGCTGCACGGGCAGATGCACCCGGGCGGGCGTGAGCCGTTTCGCTTTGCGTGGAAAGACATTCCCAAGACGGGCATGGGGACAAAGGACTACATCGCCCCGGACAGTTTCGACTTTCGGCAGAGCCGGACTTTCCGTGTCGGCCAGATGTGGGGCGCGGCGTCCTATTTGCAGATCATGGCGTCGGAGCTGTCGGATAAGCTGCTGGCGGAGATTTTGGAACTGGACGCCGAGCTGACCGTCACCATGCACATTCAGACGGTAGACCAGCTCAAGGCCATTAAGACGATCAAAGGAAAGATCTCCGACATAGGCCGCATGAAAGCAGAGGAACAGAAAAAGGCTGTCCGTGCCGGGTACGACATGGAGATTTTGCCGCCTGACCTCATTACCTTTTCCAAGGATGCCGCCGAGCTGCTCTCCGACCTGCAAAGCCGCAACGAGCGAATGTTCCTGCTGACCTTTACGGTGGTGAACCTCGCTCCCACCCGGCAGCGGCTTGAAAACGATGTGTTCACGGTGAGCGGCATCGCGCAGAAATACAACTGCGCCCTGCGCCGTCTGGACTGGCAGCAGGAACAGGGCTTTGTGTCCTCGCTGGTGCTGGGCTATAACGGCATTGAGATCCAGCGGGGCATGACTACCAGCTCCACGGCCATTTTCATTCCTTTTATGACCCGGGAACTTCGTATGGACGGACAGGCGCTTTACTACGGCATGAACGCCCTTTCCAACAATGTCATCATGGCTGACCGCAAAAAGCTCAAATCCGCCAACGGAATGTATCTCGGCTCTACGGGCAGCGGCAAGAGCTTTGCCGCCAAGCGTGAGCTGATCAATGTGTTCCTCGCTACCAATGACCGCATCATCGTGGTTGACCCGATGGGCGAATATGCCCCGCTGGTGCGGCGCTTGGGCGGGCAGGTCATTGAGATCGCCCCGGACAGCCCACACCACATTTCGCCTATGGACTTGCAAATGAATATCAATGACGAGGACAGTCCGCTTTCCATGAAGGCGGATTTTCTGCTGTCCCTATGTGAGCTGATCGTGGGCGGCAAGGAGGGCTTGCAGCCCATCGAGAAAACCGTCATTGACCGCTGTGTGCGGCTGGTCTACCGGGAAATGGCGCTGGGGCTGGAAACGGCAAAAACGCCGCTGCTTCAAGATCTGTATGAGGAGCTGCTGCGCCAGCCGGAGCCGGAGGCGCGGCGGGTGGCGACGGCGCTGGAGCTTTACTGCACAGGCTCTCTCAACCTTTTCAACCATCCCACGAATGTTGATCTCAATTCCCGTGTGGTCTGCATCGTCCTGAAAGGCTTGGGCGAAAACCTCCGCAAGATCGCCATGCACACCACCAATGAATTTGTCACGGCGGCGGTGAACGCCAACCATGCCGAGGGCGTGGCGACTTGGTGCTACTTTGATGAGTTCCATATCCTGCTCCGTGACCCGCTGACAGCCAGCTACTTTGTGGCGGTATGGAAAATGCTCCGCAAAAAGGGCTGCGTCCCCTCGGCGCTGACGCAGAATGTGAAAGTGCGCCCAGATAGGGCGCTGTGCAAAGCAGTCTAA
- a CDS encoding PrgI family protein produces the protein MPYVNVPNDLSKIKTKIAFNLTKRQLICFGAGAAIGVPTYLLTRQAIGNTGALFAMLAIMLPAFLLAMYEKDGLPFEKVIRNIIRVKFTRPGIRPYRTENIYAPFARKEEPIEQSKKAEKRK, from the coding sequence ATGCCCTATGTGAATGTCCCGAACGATCTTTCCAAAATCAAGACAAAGATTGCGTTCAACCTCACCAAGCGGCAGCTTATTTGTTTCGGTGCTGGGGCGGCTATCGGCGTTCCCACCTACCTTTTGACCCGGCAGGCCATCGGCAACACCGGGGCGCTGTTCGCTATGCTGGCGATCATGCTCCCGGCGTTTCTGCTTGCCATGTATGAGAAGGACGGCTTACCCTTTGAAAAGGTGATCCGCAATATCATCCGGGTCAAGTTTACCCGCCCCGGCATCCGTCCGTATCGAACGGAAAATATCTACGCCCCATTTGCGCGAAAGGAGGAGCCTATTGAGCAAAGCAAAAAAGCAGAAAAACGCAAATAA